One window from the genome of Bufo bufo chromosome 4, aBufBuf1.1, whole genome shotgun sequence encodes:
- the MARCKS gene encoding myristoylated alanine-rich C-kinase substrate, with protein MGAQFSKTAAKGEAAAADKPGEAVAASPSKTNGQENGHVKANGDASPAAAEAEKEEVQANGSAPAEEAPKEEAAAAEAAPEKEAAVSAEGESTEPASPAEGEASAKTEEAGSASTPSTSNETPKKKKKRFSFKKSFKLSGFSFKKNKKENNEGAEGEGAAASTEGAKEDAPAAAPEAANEEAKPAQEEAPAASSTEEKKEEAAAALPEPQETKPEEPAPEKPTEEVKPAEEPKPEEKPAEEAPTTVAAPEAPSTEPEAPKAEEPAAPTQEATSESSPAAESAE; from the exons ATGGGAGCCCAATTCTCTAAGACCGCAGCCAAGGGCGAAGCCGCCGCCGCAGACAAGCCCGGGGAAGCAGTGGCCGCCTCTCCTTCCAAGACGAACGGCCAG GAAAATGGGCACGTAAAGGCCAATGGCGATGCGTCTCCCGCAGCAGCCGAGGCAGAAAAGGAGGAAGTCCAGGCCAATGGCAGCGCCCCTGCTGAGGAGGCCCCCAAAGAGGAGGCCGCAGCTGCCGAGGCTGCGCCAGAGAAGGAGGCCGCAGTGTCTGCTGAGGGAGAGAGCACAGAACCAGCATCTCCAGCCGAGGGAGAGGCCTCTGCCAAAACAGAAGAGGCAGGGTCTGCTTCTACCCCTTCCACCAGCAATGAGACCCCCAAGAAGAAAAAGAAGCGCTTCTCATTTAAGAAGTCTTTTAAGCTGAGTGGCTTTTCTTTCAAAAAGAACAAAAAGGAGAACAATGAAGGAGCAGAGGGCGAGGGTGCAGCTGCATCCACCGAGGGAGCAAAGGAGGACGCTCCTGCAGCGGCGCCCGAGGCCGCCAATGAAGAGGCCAAGCCAGCCCAAgaggaggctcctgctgccagcagcACTGAGGAAAAGAAAGAGGAGGCTGCAGCAGCATTGCCTGAACCCCAGGAGACCAAACCCGAGGAGCCTGCACCAGAAAAGCCCACAGAGGAGGTAAAGCCTGCCGAGGAGCCAAAGCCTGAGGAAAAACCTGCAGAAGAGGCCCCCACCACTGTTGCTGCTCCCGAAGCTCCATCTACTGAACCAGAGGCACCAAAAGCTGAAGAGCCAGCAGCTCCAACACAGGAAGCTACATCTGAATCCAGTCCAGCAGCCGAGTCAGCAGAGTAA